Part of the Cottoperca gobio unplaced genomic scaffold, fCotGob3.1 fCotGob3_379arrow_ctg1, whole genome shotgun sequence genome is shown below.
TATAAAGACCAACTCTGTCTTTCTGTGAcgtgttgttgtgtttgcttgtttgcaGTTGTTGAAGGTTTGGCTCTGCTTGACTTGGGAGTCTCACCTTATTCTGGAGATGTTTTCCATGAGGTGagagatgcacacacataaacatgctgATTTATATGTCGAACGTTTGTGCTGActgtccttttctttctctttagaCTCCGCTCATCATTTACCTCTTTCACTTCTTGGTGGACTACGCAGAGATGACATTTATAGTGAGTATGAAGACGAGGAAGTTTCATGTATTCATAAACTAAAGTCTGAATATTTCCAGCACCGTATTGACACCAATAAACGTTTATTTCTTGAGCTGGAATAGCTGGAATCCGAGGTGCACATGAACGCACCATTGGCCTTTATTATATGTTCAGAGGCTCAGCTgctccttctgtgtgtctgtgtcttcagTTGGCAGACGTGATCACTGCTGTGGCTCTGTACCTCACCGTGAAGGACTACAACAAACAAGTGGtaagaaaaatataatgtgtctttaaaaatacagaaaatacaaatatttgaacATTAAAGGGTTTAAAAGAAACTTCCCTTTGAAGTGTTCATTATCACATCACGGTGAACACGTTAAAGACATGAACGTATGATGTATTGATTTCAGCTACATCATCAGCCGTGCTACTACATATGTATAAACGTTATTCTTATTCCACGGCTTTAGTTATGGTCGTACTCACATTATATAGTTATACGTGGATTTATTACATGTAAGTGAACTGAAACGTGTGTATTCTGTGACATGTTTGATGTTGATGCTGTTTCAGTTCAGGAAGCAGAAATATGCGTTGGAGGCCGACCGCTACCCTCTGGACTGCCTGGAGCTCATCAGAAGCCCCAAAGAAATGTTCTACATCCCTCTGAAAGTGGCCATGTTGTAAGTACCACACACCCTCCCAGAGAGACTTCCTTTAAACATGTTTCCATGCAGCAAACGCCCGAACATGTCAGCGTGTCGAGAGACGTGTCGGGCGACCTGCAGAACTCTGAGCCGCCGTAGCTCGCTGTCTTCTGATCAGCCCGGATGGACCGGAGACGAACTGATTGATCGGTTCCTCATCAGGCGTCCCTGATACCTAATCTGTTTTCTCACGTTCGACCATTTGACTCGCTACAGTAGGAACAGCAGTGTTAATAATGAAACTAATGTATTGTGCACTCTCACTCTAATCAGCACATATAAGCACGACACGGGGAACATTCAGGATGTGTTCATGTACTTTTATcatcacacactttctctttcgTCTTCTCTCATAGTTACCTGTTGAACCCGTTCACCATCCTGTCCTGCGTCGCCAAGTCGACCTGTGGCCTGAACAACGCCGCCATCGCCCTCTTCATCCTCTCGACAGTAAAAGGTAAAGGGTAAACGCTTCGTTTTCTTTTGACGCTTCTTTTAGACGAAAGCAAAAAGATTCACGATTCTTTAATGTCACGACCAGCTgcattttaaagaataaaaaaacagtattgtattataattatttatttatttattaatggaGCATTTGAGTTGCTTTGACTGTCAAACTTAAAAGGAGGATTAGAACAGGAAGTGATTATTTGATTTGAGTTTCtatgtttgtgttgcaggaaATGTTTTGCTGAGTGCTATATTTCTGTCCGTGGCTACATATCAGTCCATCTACCCGCTCACTCTGTGCGCTGCGGCGCTGCTCTACTTGATGCAGGTATGTCGTGAGTGAATGGACACGTCCATGTTTAAAGTCTCATctcttttaaatctcttttttaaACGAGCTTTCACTTAATGAATCCTTTACCTAATAATCAATTCTATTGTTTTGTGATTATAATATttttaccttttatttttataattattttattttattggaatcaatattattattattattattatttatattttttaaatgtttaaaaacgttattttataaaataaaaaatgtttcaaaacgtttttaaacacatatttttttaaacataaaatacattttctggaTTTATGACTTCATTAACTTCTTTAATGTTTCTGTTCCTCCTCCAGCGTCAGTACATCCCGGTGAACTTTCGGCGGGCCAGCTTCTGGTGGTTCATTGCTCAGTACGCCTTCATGTACCTGGGCAGCCTCTTCGTCATCGTCTGCCTCTCATTCTTCCTGCTCGGCTCGTGGGATTACCTGCCGTCTGTCTACGGCTTCATGTGAGTGCTGATCTGAACTCAGAGAATGTAAAATAGTTTGCATCGATTTCTTTATCAGCTCAAATATCCAATCTGTTCCCCCACCCTCCAGTCTCTCAGTACCGGACCTGACCCCCAACATCGGCCTCTTCTGGTATTTCTTCGCCGAGATGTTTGAACACTTccgcctcttcttcctctgcgtCTTCCAGATAAACGTCTTCTTCTACACCATCCCTCTGTCCATCAAACTCAAGTAAGTCCTCCGTCCCTTCCAGGTTAATGCAGCGCTGCTGTGTGGCCTTCTtctttaacgtgtgtgtgtgtgtgtgtgtgtgtgtgtgtgtgtgtgtgtgtgtgtgtgtgtgtgtgtgtgtgtgtgtgtgtgtgtgttgtgtgtgtgtgtgtgtgtgtgtgtgtgtgtgtgtgtgtgtgtgtgtgttttccagggaGCATCCAGTGTTTCTGATCTTCATGCAGTTAGCTGTGATTTCCATCTTCAAGTCGTACCCCACTGTGGGAGACATCGCTCTCTACATGGCCTTCCTTCCTGTGTGGAGTCACCTGCACAGATGTGAGaacatgtcattttataatcaccattatttgttttatatattgacGATATGAATTCAGGGTTCTATGTTGATGTAATATGCAAGAGGATGTGTGAAAGTAAAACCAATGTCTGTCCTGGTTTCTGCTCCTCAGTTTTGAGGAACATCTTCCTGGTGTCCTGCGTCCTGCTCGCCTGTTCGGCTCTGTTCCCCGTCCTCTGGCACCTCTGGATCTACGCCGGCAGCGCCAACTCCAACTTCTACTACGCCATTACTCTGCTGTTCAACGTGGCACAGGTAGGACGGGCGGGACGGTAGTCGGGGCGAACTGATAAAACATCAAGTTGTCGTTTGCAGTTTTAGACAAACATGTATTACGTGTCATCTTTTAAAGGTGAAGGGAGACTTGTGTTGTTCTGCATTTGCCCTTCATCCCGGCTCGCTCACAccattatttaaagaaatgatttatttacttcTTACTCACACGCTGAGGTCTTCATCAGCGTCCTCATATTTATCTCCCCTCAGATTCTGCTGGTGTCGGATTATTTTTACGCCTTCTTGAGGAGAGAACATCATCTCACCTACGGATTGTATCTGAAGAGGAAAGATGGCTCCGAGGCTACACTAGttcttaaataaaacacacgcatacacacacacacccacacacccacacacacacccacacacaccagaaacTGCTCGAGGTCTCACTTATCCTCAAAgggaacaaacacaaactgaggAGGATAAAAGCCTTTCAGAGACACGCTGGTCCTCAGACAGAACAAGTGTGTCTGGTACGACGTCGTATGCAAAGAAGTCGCAACACACCACATGACGGACACATGCTGAGATGGGATGTAGAAATCTTGCTCCTGCCAtgtgagacaaagaaaatgacaactaaacatttcctttctgtttctcctctggaggtgcttttattttgaagcctCACTCTCACCTGAAAGCTGCGCCTGCGAGTGCAGCTTTCATTCTGAAGCCTTCTTCCTGCTGACAGCACTCCAGGAATAGTTGGATGTTGACGCTTTGTTTACCCCGCAGCTCTGCCCtgaacagcttttttttttttttttttgttagaaGGAAACGTCACTTTGcttgggcttttattttgaagccaTGTTTTTCTGTAAACCCCACAAAATTCATAGAAATCTGGGGAACTCCCTCTGATTTGATAATTCCTGATATCCAGCTCtccaacacattttatttgtttcatttgttgttCAAACCGGTTTCCTTTGTGGTGGGAAAACTATTTTTAAGGATTCGTCTGGAAGCCTAAAAATGTCGATTTATCTCCCGTCTCTCTTTTTGTAACCACTTTCTTACCGTCTCAGCTGTCTTTCTTAACTTATTTTTACACAGTCTGCTCTTTAATGAACAAATTTCATATGTTCAGTGTTGCATCTCATCTCAAGTGAAAACCAATACTAACCTCATCCTGGTACAAAACGTAAAAACGGTTCCCATTAACTGAGCGAGCGAGTCTGACAAAGACGACACTGAATGTGTTTTAACTACTAAAGTGCTGAATTTCAACAAGTTAATGTTGCCCTGCAGTCCTCTTGTGTTTACTGCTTGTCAAAATTACAAGCTGGATTGATCTACCGTTCTGTCCAACATGACTCAAACGCCTCATTATACTAACGGCGTCCTAAGTCCATACTGCACACTGACTCTTTGCAGCATGTGCAACGCACTAATCATTATAGTATACTGTTTTGCATACTAATACACAAAGAAATCAACATACTTTACCATTTTATACTAATAAGAAATGATACAAACTTCTCACTGCCAGTTAAACTTCCCAAACTGGAGTTTTCCCACCACTATCTGCAGTTTATTCATTTACATCTGTAAGctccatttcttttttgcattgcattgtgggagaatagTGTCCATAAAACAGCTCAACTGATTTATTGAGTATATTTAGTCACTTGTCCCGTGTGAACACACAACATACTGCTTTAGATGAGTGTGTAGTGTGGGATTAAGACACCACCACTTGATAACGTTTCTCCCTTAATCTGAAACCAGAAGACGaatcaagaaaaaaaactagggctgcaacaaaaATTGGTAAATCAAAAGTCCAAATACCCAAAGATATTAGTTTACGAGGATGTCTGGCAAAGAATAGCAGGACGctcatttgagaggctggaatcAGAGAATTCTGGATTTATTTCACTTgttctgcttgaaaaatgactgaaacaattAAATCATCAAAATAATGAATCGTTTCAGCTCGAAGCAAAACATGTCTGCCTTCAGTCGAAGCGACTGACACTACAAGTCTTTCTTTAGGAAGTTGATTCACACACCCTTAAGAAAAGCCTTAAACAGCCTCAGAATTGTTGATTgatttcatttgaatgttttactttgaagtcTACAGAAGAATGTTTTTGCTTAATAATTGTTCAAATATAAGTTACGACAAATTTCTCTCTAAAAAATACTCTCAGCGGCAAAACACGAGCAAATTATTGTGAAGTGGTTTTCATGCGAAATGACGTTTAAGAAGTCAGCTTAACGTTTCACTACATTTATAACACAGATACGAGTCTGTTCCGTTGCtccatgttttttaaaaacactttgataCCGATGAGTGAAGaagtcatttgtgatatttatttGCTGCACTAAGAACTTTGCAAAgagatttaatttgttttctttgattctttttatttcaaGAAAAAGCAGGAGCTCTTCTGTTGTtttgatactgtatatatttatgttttgttttgttactgaTATTGAAATGCAAAGTTTGAAAGGGGTGATGATATATTTAATGAATGAGTCATACAACATATTATTAAACTTGAGGTGTTGGTTTTACctgtctgtttttaattgtcaatgtaaatgtttttttacttaagtTTTTGGTCATATTCACAGTGGCGGTTCTAGAGCAATTTCACTGggggggggcctggctggggccaagtgttttgtcagaggggcacattcaacccgggacaaaagagacaaagcagtgttcaagccttcaataatTTTAGTTAGGTATAAATTATAGTGCACACCAAAAACAATACCACGGTCTGGTCTGTTCCACACTgatgacagcatctctccagtgatcaatcatggcatgcttgttttatttaggttcccatggCAACGAGTCAGACTGTTCATACTAGGGATGGGAGGTCCGGCACTTTGCAAAGATTCGGCTCGGTTCCCAATTGGCTCATCATTTAGTATCGCTCGGAGCCTTctattttagcctaatttagccattataaatggtttgtgttggtaagcaatttttcattcagtgttttcataaaagcattATTTTACATTGTAGTCCaacctttaaagcaggggtggggaacctccggcctccggagCGTatagaccatttgatccggccctcgaggtaattcagaAACGCACGCAAAACAATCCActagaaaaataaattctaGAAGCCAATAGAATAAATTGGGCGACTGActtttttcctggccaaggtcggGGTAcgtgaacacaacacgagcggaacgtgtcatcacgtggtcacgtcatgtcaaaaaacttcaatattaaacgagactgttgacgtcagtgaacgcagcgtggagAGTGTAAAGAAGAGAAAGGTAGATGCAGAATGTcttcactttccaggagaaatggacgaatgatcatttctctgtggaagtaaaaggccagtgtgcctagtttgtgtggacgcgtttgcggtgatgaaaaataatctcgagcgtcattactgctcGAGACATGCtggcacgagctgaaaggacgagtgtttggataaagttaacactcttcggcggagtttggcccaacaagcagctctctgcagagcggaacatacaaacatggagagatagagaggtagacccccacaccaagaacacactgtcccaccactgctgtgcagttatcactgccatgtgcaatactcactttattttatattaaccacctggtacttatattatgttttattctatttaattattgtgttctgcctttttacttcatatgttcttttgttgtgacaagataaatgtccccgttgtgaaccacagcaaataaataaaggccaaaGTCTTAACATTATGACCCTTTAGGTAAAAGTCTTTAGtgcttcttcttcacttccccCGACGCGCTTGTATTTAAACCCCCCGCCTCTCTGTCGCCCTGTGTGcacctggcctgtaccactacactcgctgtctttagagcgtctgccccccttccttctcataatggtatgatcctagtctgtccttgTGATTGgccgcatggtgtgcccataAAGTCCCGCCCCTTCCTGGATCGTGCCaaaaaatcagtactttttattattattatttataatcttcgttcggagggggggcacaggtgggtccaggctcagtattacaggggcactggcccctgttgcccccccccccccccagaacgGCTACTGCATATTCATGAAGAATTTATAATGTAAAGGCAGTGAAACGGATTTGTACGTGGCCCAAATATTCCCGGGAAAAAATAAACACGTTTCAGGTCCGCCCCTTGTCCAACGCTTAAAGAAGGGTGCGTTTGTTTTACTTTGCGGCCCGGTACTTTAAGCCCCGCCTTTCTTTAAGCACCGACCAATAAGGAAGCGATGCGTCAGCGACggatttaaatattcattcattttcgcGGGCTTTGCGCGTCACGTGGTATTTTCCCGCGAAAGTGCCTCACTGCAAGCGGAAGAAGTATCTGTACAAgcagcagagaaagacagacgcGGAACAATGGCGGTGAGTTAAAACGAttaaaaaagagatttaaactGCTCATTGTTGGGTTTTATGTCCTGACTAAAGGAGGAAGATGTTCATTAAATAGGTTTTAGTTTGCAGTTTGAGTTTTCTGCTTTTGTCCGGATCACAACAATGACAGGGAGGGTTTCAGCTTTACTTTGATTAAGACtgaattaaaaatgactttaaaaataaatctgcactgaatttgaaatatattttatagtcaatcacatgtttactgttgctaacatgaaaataattagtgtgttaatgttaaggactgttttttgtttgctgtAAAAAGCAGACTTGCCATGTGGCTGTTGAGCTTTTTGATGCATGATAAATTAACTAAAGATAAATGTCTGGATTAACTATATCTACAGATAACATACAAAActcaatgtttctttcttcatccTGTATTATATATGGAAATGATCTTTGTTACTGGGGTTTACCACATGGCCGCCAGTCATCTCAGTTATTGTGACACAGGTGTGATCTGTATTATCATGATCACAGACCATGGGAGGGGACACCCTGCAGTCACTTCCCACCACTGATAACTATggttacattttcagaatggTAAACAAAGTACATTAAATAGTAAACACAGAATTTGAAATAAAAGCGTAAAATGATGGTGACGAGTTATACattgtactgaagtactgcAAGTCAAGTAGGTCCTGTGATGCACTCGTATTGAAGCGTAACCCgtttttaatttgtgttgtCTTTAGGATTCCTCTGAGTCGTTCCACATGGCAACAAGCCCCAGCCGAGCCTCCAGGAGAGGAGACATGACCTCCAGTCCCGGACGCGACCTGCCACCCTTCGAGGATGAGTCTGAGGGGCTCCTGGGGGACGAACCTGTGCCcgtagaggaggaggaagatggggACGGAGAGGAGCTGATCGGGGACGGGatggagaggtgaggaggatgAGCGGTGGACTTGTTCTGAAATTTAAACACCAGATTTACTTTGTGTTGCAAAGTGTTTGGGCTCGACGATAACaagtctttttctcttctctctctccgctcagGGATTATCGAGCCATCCCAGCGCTGGATCAGTACGAGGCGGAGGGTATGGATCTGAACGACGAGGATCTTTCGGAGCTGTCGCCCGGAGCCCGCGCCGCCGCAGAGGATGCCATGAGGAGGAGGGACAGCGTGCGGCTGAGGAGAGAACTGCTCTACggtgagaagagaaagaacGTGTGCCATCATTTTAAAACGACAGGAAGTTGTTGTAGTTTGGTCCTCGGCCCGTTTATCAACAACTTCTCTTTGTGTCCAATCTGAACTCACATGATGCACAAATGTTTTGATTCAATGTGACGGCACtttaaaaagtagaaaaataaatgagagaaaaagatggatccaaaTAAAAGATCTAAATATTCATACATTAAAAGTAGAACGATGTTCGGAAGATGTGCGTCTGAAGAGATCTAGGAAAGGACACTCGGGGGGGTCgagtaaaaaacatttatttcaccgTTATCCAGACAGTGAAGACGAAGATGACGAGCGCCCGGTGACTCGGCGAAGGCGATTGGCTGAACGTGCAGCAGAGGGCATTgcagatggagaggaagaggaaatgaTCGAGAGCATCGAGAACTTGGAGGATATGAAGGTTGTGATACTTGCTGCTACAGGATTACAAATGTGGATACATTGATGTGTCAGGTACTTTCCAGCTGAGGTCGAGGGGCTGACGGTATCTTCCCGCTCTGCAGGGCCACACTGTGAGGGAGTGGGTCTCCATGGCGGCTCCCAGGCTGGAGATTTACAACCGCTTCAAGAACTTCCTGCGGACCCACGTGGACGAGAACGGCCACAACGTCTTCAAGGAGAAGATCAGCGACATGTGCAAAGGTAGCTCAactgtttttataaaatgtgtgtgtacacacatgcTGATGAATCTCTGGTTTTAAATGATTCACTTGCATCCTCACCTTTAATGCAGAGAATAAGGAGAGTCTGGTGGTGAACTACGAAGACCTCGCAGCCCGAGAGCACGTCTTGGCCTACTTCCTGCCAGAGGCTCCGACTGAGATGTTGAAAGTGAGTTTAGTTCTGTGGTTTTTAGTCATAATGAACTGTTACTGTCCCCAAAGAAGAGGAGCTGTGAAACTCAGAACAACAATAGatcatttatttcctcttcAGTCCAACATTGATCGGTGTTTTGACGTTGCGTCTGTTATGTCTTCAGATCTTTGATGAAGCAGGTAAAGAGGTGGTGCTGGCCATGTACCCGAAATACGACCGCATTGCCCACGAGATCCACGTCCGCATCTGCAACCTGCCGCTGGTCGAGGAGATCCGCTCGCTCAGGTGATAATACACACAGCTTCTGTCCTGGACTTGATCCTGATGGATCGGACAATTTAGAATTGGTTTCTTAATTTCACATCCCTAAGTGAGGGTCGGTTAGATACACTTAGTATGtgctgtatacacacacacacacacacacacacacacacacacacacacacacacacactgctgaatAGTCTTCTGCTGAGAGCAGACGTCTGAACACGAGGAAGATGAGGCAACAAATGgacttcttctctcctctccaggcAGCTCCACCTGAACCAGCTGATCCGGACCAGCGGCGTGGTGAGCAGCTGCACCAGCGTCCTCCCGCAGCTCGGCATGGTCAAGTACAACTGTAACAAGTGTAACTTCGTGCTGGGACCCTTCTTCCAGTCCCAGAACCAGGAGGTGAAGCCCGGCTCCTGTCCTGAGTGTCAGTCCCTCGGCCCCTTCGAGATCAACATGGAGCAGGTGAGAGGCCCCGTGCGCTGGAACGTTTATGTTGATTGAACTCTCGGTGGTCATAACTTCATATGTGACGCCATCATCTACAAATGcacacaaagcaacataaaGCATTTATTGATTTTCCGGTTCAACCAGTGGCTCTTTGTCTGAATTAACCAATCATCTCCCTTTTCTGCAGACCGTGTACCAGAACTACCAGAGAATCACCATCCAGGAAAGTCCCGGTAAAGTCGCCGCCGGCCGCCTCCCGCGCTCCAAAGACGCCATCCTGCTGGCCGACCTGGTGGACAGCTGCAAGCCTGGAGACGAGATTGTGAGTTAGAAGCATAAatgcacctttttgtttttacttaaacGACATCATACCCGTTGTTTTCAAACCATACGGTACGTACGGTACGTACCGTACGGTACGTACTTACAGGAAGTTAAACGAGACTTCGTTTCCCTAAAACATCATTTTGAACTCAAACGTGAAtatttcttcctccttctcaggAACTGACCGGCATCTACCACAACAACTACGACGGCTCTCTGAACATGGCGAACGGCTTTCCGGTGTTTGCCACGGTGATCTTGGCCAACCACATCACCTGCAGAGACATGGGCGTCGCCGTGGCCGAGCTGACCGACGAAGACGTCAAGGCCATCGTCACCCTGTCCAAGGACGAGTGCATCGGGGAGAGGGTGAGGAAGTCACACGCGTACTGTCCCTCGTGTCTGAACGCTTCCCGCAGGACGGTGGAATATCATGTTTGAGCCGTTTTACCAGCCACAGATGCAGACGGCTGGTTTGTGTTACTTCCTGTACAAATGTGTCTTAACTGGCTTTCTGTCGTGTCTGCAGGTCTTTGCCAGCATGGCGCCGTCCATCTACGGTCACGAGGACATCAAGCGAGCTCTGGCCCTGGCGCTGTTTGGAGGAGAACCCAAAAATCCAGGTAACTACGAGCCTGAAGCAATAACGCCGCTTTGTGTCCTCCCAACTCTTTCTGTTAACATTAAACGCTCTCGCTCTGTGTCTTCAGGTGGGAAACACAAAGTGCGTGGAGACATCAACGTGCTGCTGTGTGGAGACCCGGGAACCGCCAAGTCCCAGTTCCTTAAGTACGTGTGAAGACGTAAAGCTCTGCACAGTTGAAATGAGAAGAACATACAAAGAACCAGGGAGCAGCATAAATAATCTATTTGACTAAAAAGCTTCTGAATCTAAAGATGGGTTTTCCTCTGCAGGTACGTGGAGAAGGTGTCGAGTCGTGCGGTCTTCACCACGGGTCAGGGGGCCTCCGCCGTCGGTCTGA
Proteins encoded:
- the pigu gene encoding phosphatidylinositol glycan anchor biosynthesis class U protein → MAAPLTLLLIVAITVRAALYRSSLADLISERVEVVSPLTAWKRVVEGLALLDLGVSPYSGDVFHETPLIIYLFHFLVDYAEMTFILADVITAVALYLTVKDYNKQVFRKQKYALEADRYPLDCLELIRSPKEMFYIPLKVAMFYLLNPFTILSCVAKSTCGLNNAAIALFILSTVKGNVLLSAIFLSVATYQSIYPLTLCAAALLYLMQRQYIPVNFRRASFWWFIAQYAFMYLGSLFVIVCLSFFLLGSWDYLPSVYGFILSVPDLTPNIGLFWYFFAEMFEHFRLFFLCVFQINVFFYTIPLSIKLKEHPVFLIFMQLAVISIFKSYPTVGDIALYMAFLPVWSHLHRFLRNIFLVSCVLLACSALFPVLWHLWIYAGSANSNFYYAITLLFNVAQILLVSDYFYAFLRREHHLTYGLYLKRKDGSEATLVLK
- the LOC115005844 gene encoding DNA replication licensing factor mcm2-like isoform X2 — translated: MADSSESFHMATSPSRASRRGDMTSSPGRDLPPFEDESEGLLGDEPVPVEEEEDGDGEELIGDGMERDYRAIPALDQYEAEGMDLNDEDLSELSPGARAAAEDAMRRRDSVRLRRELLYDSEDEDDERPVTRRRRLAERAAEGIADGEEEEMIESIENLEDMKGHTVREWVSMAAPRLEIYNRFKNFLRTHVDENGHNVFKEKISDMCKENKESLVVNYEDLAAREHVLAYFLPEAPTEMLKIFDEAGKEVVLAMYPKYDRIAHEIHVRICNLPLVEEIRSLRQLHLNQLIRTSGVVSSCTSVLPQLGMVKYNCNKCNFVLGPFFQSQNQEVKPGSCPECQSLGPFEINMEQTVYQNYQRITIQESPGKVAAGRLPRSKDAILLADLVDSCKPGDEIELTGIYHNNYDGSLNMANGFPVFATVILANHITCRDMGVAVAELTDEDVKAIVTLSKDECIGERVFASMAPSIYGHEDIKRALALALFGGEPKNPGGKHKVRGDINVLLCGDPGTAKSQFLKYVEKVSSRAVFTTGQGASAVGLTAYVQRHPISREWTLEAGALVLADRGVCLIDEFDKMNDADRTSIHEAMEQQSISISKAGIVTSLQARCTVIAASNPIGGRYDPSLTFSENVDLTEPIVSRFDVLCIVRDTVDPVQDEMLARFVVSSHIKHHPSNKEAGVALEEVVLHNTSDVPPIPQALLRKYIIYAKERIHPKLNQMDQDKVARIYSDLRKESMATGSIPITVRHIESMIRMAEAHAKMHLRDYVLEDDVNMAIRVMLESFIDTQKFSVMRSMRKTFSRYLAFRRDNNELLLFVLKQLVAEQVTYQRNRYGVQNDTIEVAEKDLHDKARQINIHNLTSFYDSDLFRSNKFSHDGKKKLILQQF
- the LOC115005844 gene encoding DNA replication licensing factor mcm2-like isoform X1; translation: MGGDTLQSLPTTDNYGYIFRMDSSESFHMATSPSRASRRGDMTSSPGRDLPPFEDESEGLLGDEPVPVEEEEDGDGEELIGDGMERDYRAIPALDQYEAEGMDLNDEDLSELSPGARAAAEDAMRRRDSVRLRRELLYDSEDEDDERPVTRRRRLAERAAEGIADGEEEEMIESIENLEDMKGHTVREWVSMAAPRLEIYNRFKNFLRTHVDENGHNVFKEKISDMCKENKESLVVNYEDLAAREHVLAYFLPEAPTEMLKIFDEAGKEVVLAMYPKYDRIAHEIHVRICNLPLVEEIRSLRQLHLNQLIRTSGVVSSCTSVLPQLGMVKYNCNKCNFVLGPFFQSQNQEVKPGSCPECQSLGPFEINMEQTVYQNYQRITIQESPGKVAAGRLPRSKDAILLADLVDSCKPGDEIELTGIYHNNYDGSLNMANGFPVFATVILANHITCRDMGVAVAELTDEDVKAIVTLSKDECIGERVFASMAPSIYGHEDIKRALALALFGGEPKNPGGKHKVRGDINVLLCGDPGTAKSQFLKYVEKVSSRAVFTTGQGASAVGLTAYVQRHPISREWTLEAGALVLADRGVCLIDEFDKMNDADRTSIHEAMEQQSISISKAGIVTSLQARCTVIAASNPIGGRYDPSLTFSENVDLTEPIVSRFDVLCIVRDTVDPVQDEMLARFVVSSHIKHHPSNKEAGVALEEVVLHNTSDVPPIPQALLRKYIIYAKERIHPKLNQMDQDKVARIYSDLRKESMATGSIPITVRHIESMIRMAEAHAKMHLRDYVLEDDVNMAIRVMLESFIDTQKFSVMRSMRKTFSRYLAFRRDNNELLLFVLKQLVAEQVTYQRNRYGVQNDTIEVAEKDLHDKARQINIHNLTSFYDSDLFRSNKFSHDGKKKLILQQF